A part of Rhinatrema bivittatum chromosome 16, aRhiBiv1.1, whole genome shotgun sequence genomic DNA contains:
- the LOC115077229 gene encoding olfactory receptor 6B1-like encodes MEKGNETVVTEFILRGFPTSLHTQVALFLIFLFAYIFTVIENMVIILMIVMNRKLHKPMYFFLCNLSFMEMWYITVTVPNLLVNLVTEKKIISFSGCMAQLFFFISLMSAECVILAVMAFDRYVAICYPLRYSIIMSNRLCIQLAAVAWISGFTITVIKISFISRLSFCGANVINHFFCDISPVLNLACMDMSLAEQVDFILALVILLTPLTATVVSYIAIVAAILKIPSNTGRKKAFSTCASHLTVVTIFYSATLYIYARPKKISAFDINKLISVLYAVITPVINPIIYCLRNKEVKEVLRNSRYCNILFPRKAGDSN; translated from the coding sequence ATGGAAAAGGGGAATGAAACAGTGGTCACAGAATTCATTCTCCGAGGGTTCCCAACCTCCCTGCATACACAGGTTGCCCTCTtcttaatatttttatttgcctACATATTTACAGTGATAGAAAACATGGTCATTATTTTGATGATTGTGATGAACAGGAAGCTCCACAAACCCATGTACTTCTTTCTCTGCAATTTGTCCTTCATGGAGATGTGGTACATCACGGTCACTGTCCCAAACTTGCTGGTCAACCTTGtcacagaaaagaaaattatttccttctCCGGGTGTATGGCACAACTATTCTTCTTCATTTCCCTGATGAGTGCAGAGTGTGTCATCCTAGCAGTCATGGCTTTTGACCGCTATGTGGCCATTTGCTATCCACTGAGATATTCTATCATCATGAGCAACAGGCTCTGTATCCAGCTGGCTGCTGTCGCTTGGATAAGTGGCTTCACCATAACAGTGATAAAGATCTCTTTCATCTCCAGGTTATCTTTCTGCGGAGCCAATGTcattaaccatttcttctgtgatatCTCCCCTGTACTTAATCTTGCTTGCATGGACATGTCTCTGGCTGAACAAGTAGACTTCATATTAGCACTGGTTATATTACTGACACCACTCACAGCAACGGTTGTGTCTTACATCGCAATAGTGGCTGCTATACTGAAAATCCCATCCAACACGGGACGGAagaaggccttctccacctgtgcCTCCCACCTCACTGTGGTCACCATATTCTACTCAGCCACTCTCTATATATACGCCCGTCCAAAAAAGATCAGTGCTTTCGATATCAACAAACTCATCTCAGTGCTGTACGCCGTTATAACCCCAGTTATAAATCCTATCATCTACTGTCTTAGAAACAAAGAGGTAAAAGAGGTCTTAAGGAATTCCCGCTAttgcaatattttatttcctAGAAAAGCAGGTGATTCTAACTGA